A part of Primulina eburnea isolate SZY01 chromosome 10, ASM2296580v1, whole genome shotgun sequence genomic DNA contains:
- the LOC140803124 gene encoding probable U3 small nucleolar RNA-associated protein 11: MSSLRNAIPRKAQKEHAQPHLRRKFGLLEKHKDYVIRARAYHQKEEILLKLKEKAALRNPDEFYFKMIKRKTVGGVHKPESQANKYTNEELMLMKTQDIGYILQKLQTEKRFYFRKIERLSGMLHSLDNQSSSKHVYYAGNREEAREVRKKASEQGNPSAFKDLPKFILRKTDSSYRELEARKKRLKDLDKIYTDMSMQKEL; this comes from the exons ATGTCGTCTTTAAGGAATGCTATTCCAAGAAAAGCTCAAAAGGAGCACGCTCAGCC GCATTTGAGAAGGAAATTTGGGCTGCTCGAAAAACATAAAGATTATGTCATTCGTGCACGAGCCTATCACCAGAAGGAGGAGATTTTACTG AAACTTAAGGAAAAAGCAGCATTGAGGAACCCAGATGAATTTTACTTCAAGATGATTAAAAGAAAAACTGTTGGCGGAGTCCATAAACCTGA GAGCCAGGCTAATAAGTACACTAACGAAGAGCTGATGTTGATGAAGACCCAAGACATTGGATATATTTTGCAGAAGCTTCAAACTGAAAAAAGGTTTTATTTTAGA AAAATTGAAAGACTTAGTGGTATGCTGCATTCTCTTGACAATCAGTCATCATCCAAACATGTTTATTATGCCGGCAACAG GGAGGAGGCAAGAGAAGTACGCAAAAAAGCTTCAGAACAAGGGAACCCATCAGCTTTTAAAGACTTGCCTAAATTTATTTTGAG AAAGACGGATTCTTCATATCGAGAGCTAGAGGCTAGAAAAAAACGGTTAAAAGATCTAGATAAAATATACACGGATATGTCTATGCAGAAAGAGTTATAG